The genome window CGAGCGTGGGCCGCTTGTTCACGACACACTATAATCGGTCCCCTTCGATCGCGATGTACGCGCCGGGATCCAAGTCGCCCGCGGTTCGAATAACGTCTGGGGTTGCGCAGCCGAGTACGGTGGCGCTTGACGAATCCGAAAACGTCTATGTCGCCAATCATGGCTTCGTTACCGAGTATGCACCGCAATTGGGAAGTGTTATTCGCTATATCAACATCCGTGCACCACTCGCGTTTGCTTTCGATGCAAGCGGCAACCTATACGTCGGTAATAATGGCCGAAATCGGAGCGATGTCGAGGCTTACGCACCCGGCCAAACCAGCCCGTTCGAAACGATTACGGAAGGGGTCAATCAGCCGTACGCGATGACGATGGATCCGGCTGGGAACCTCTACGTCGCCAATACGTTCGGCAACAACGTTACCGTGTACGCACTCGGGACCACGACGCCGTTTGCTACCATCTCGCAAGGCGTCTCGCAACCTCGGGGCATCATCCTCGACGGTGACGGAAATGTCTATGTAGCGAACGCCTCGGCGAACTCCGTCACCGAGTATGCGGCGGGAAACTTTTCATTAATACAAACCATCACGGACGGCGTGAACTATCCCCAATGGCTTGCATTCGGCCCGTAGCCGTTACGTTCGATCGGCAACGAACGATACCAATGCGGCCGCGGCATCCACGGCTAATCTTGCTTGAGCTGCCGTTAGCTTGGCATCTGCGAGATCGTCCAACGAGTCGATCAACTGTGCCAAGTTCCGCAATCCAACGCGGACGACCGCTGCGGTCTTGTTTTTCCCGCCGATGCCGAAGCCGTCGCCGGCGATTCGGCCGGCGGATTCGACGAGTTGCCGCGATCCCGCCACGGCATCACCTGGTCGCTCTCCGGCTAGCACTCGCAGCCGCCGGATGCGGTCGTCGATTGCCGCGATATCTTCGAGACGAGTCAGGGCAAACGAGCTCGCATAGGTGACGGCAACTCGAAACGTGCCGTCCGTCAACGAAAAGCCGTCCCGCTCCGCCGAGTCGATGAGAAAAGCTTTCTTCGAGTCGGCCACCTCGTCGATCAAAGCGCCGAGTGCGTCGCCCAGTTGTTGCAGTTGCCGTTCGTCGTTGCAATCGATCCCTGCGAGATACCGGCGAAATTGCGTCCGGCGAGCGCCGCCCGAATCGTCGCCGGTTTTGCCCGGACGGATGCCGGCGCGTTCGAATGCTCGATCGAGTGGGCGGAGCGGAATCGAAGCGCACGCGTCCGCGAATTTCGAGAGCGTTTCCTTACTGAACGTTGCCATATCGCGTGCTTCGACGTTCTAGCGGAAATTCCGAGCGTGAATGCCGTCGGCGATGCCGCCGCCGTCGAAGGCGTACGCACGCTGTGCCAGCACATCGACGGAACCTAACTCCTTCTGCAGTTTGCCTTCGACGATCAGCATCGACGACGCGCGAATCACGCGGCGATACCGTTCGAAAACGTCCGGCCGAACGATCACGTTGACGAGTCCGGTTTCGTCCTCGAGGGTTAAAAAGACGAAACCCTTGGCGGTGCCGGGGCGCTGGCGCGTGATCACCAAACCGCCGACGCGACAGATCTGATTGCCCTTGAGCTCGGACAAACCGGCAGCCGTCACGACGTTTCGCGCGCGCAACTCCTCGCGAAAATGCGCCATCGCTTGGCTTTGTGGCGTGATACCGGTCGACCATAAATCGAACGCCGCCGTTTGCCGCGGGGCGAGGCCGGCAAACACCGCCGCGGGTTCTTCGACGTCCATCAGCTTGCCGAGTTCGCCGCGCGCCTCGCGCTCGTCGAGCGCGCGCAACGCCCACATCGCTTCGCGACGCTTCGGATACCAGGGCGAAAACGCACCCGCCACCGCGAGATTTTCGAGCGCTTCTTTTTCTAACCGAGTCCGGTGCGCGAAATCGAGCATATCTGCAAAGACACCGCCCGTCAGTGCTGCTTCGAGCCGGTTGCGCTGCACCTGACCGAGACCGCGAATCACGTGGAACCCGATTCGAAGCGCACCTTCGTCGTCGACGTACGACCAGTATTCGCTCGAGTTTACGCGCACCGGCTTGATGACGACGCCGTGTCGCCGGGCGTCGTTGACCAGCACTTCGGTCGAATAGAATCCCATCGGTTGCACGTTGAGAATTGCGGCAGCAAAGATCGCCGGAAACCGGCATTTCACGTAGGCCGAAGCGTAGGCCAGTAACGCGAAGCTCGCCGCATGGGATTCGGGAAAACCATAATCGGCGAATCCCTCGAGCATGTGAAACAACTGCTCGGCAGCGGCACGGTCGATGCCGTTTTCCACCATGCCGTCGACCAGGCGCGGATAGATCTCCAGCATCCGGTGGCGCGAACGTTTGTGGCCCATGGCGCGTCGCAACCGGTCGGCCTCGCCGGCCGTAAAGCCGGCCGCTTCGATCGCCATGCGCATCCCTTGCTCTTGAAAGAGCGGCACGCCCATCGTGCGTTCCAGCACTGGTTTGAGCTTGGGATGGGGATACGTGACCGGTTCCAATCCCGCGCGACGGCGTAAAAACGGATGGATCATGTCGCCTTGAATCGGCCCGGGACGGATGATCGCGACCTGCATGACGATGTCGTAAAAACACGCGGGCTTCATGCGCGGCAGCATCGACTGCTGCGCGCGCGACTCGATTTGAAAGACGCCGACAGTATCGGCTTTCTGAATCATCTCGTAGGTCGGTTTGTCGTCCGCCGGAATCGTGTGCAGCGCCAGCGACGTCCCGTAGCAGCGTTCGTGCAAGGAGAACGCTTCACGCAGCAGCGACAGCATCCCCAAACCCAGCAGGTCGATCTTGATCAATCCGAGGTCTTGCAGATCGTCCTTGTCCCATTGAATGATGGTACGATCGCGCATCGTCGCCCATTCGATCGGTGCGACGCGAACTAGCGGATCGCGCGTTAGCACCATTCCGCCCGAATGGATGCCCATATGGCGGGGAAAGCCTTTGAGCCGCAAGCAAATCGCGTACAGCCGTTTGGCCGTTTCTCCCGAAAGCGCGCCGGTGACGTCTTCGAGCGATTCCAACGCGTCGTATTCTTTGGCCAGCGCGTCGACCTCCGCCAAGCGCAGGCCGAGCGCCTTGCCCACATCGCGCAACGCCGAACGCGTTCGATAGGCGATGACTTCGGCCGTCATGGCGGCGTTGGAGCGCCCGTAGCGCTCGTAGACGTATTGTATGATTTTTTCGCGGTCTTGGTGCGCGAAGTCGATGTCGATATCGGGGATTTCTTTACGCTCTTCGGACATGAAGCGTTCGAACAGCAACTGCATGCCGATCGGATCGACGGCGGTAATGCCGAGCGAATAGCATACCGCCGAGTTCGCCGCCGAGCCGCGACCTTGGCAGAGCACGCCCAATTCGCCGGCCTTCCGTACGATGTCCCAGACGATCAAGAAGTAGCCGGCCAGATCCATGTGCGCCACCATCCCGAGTTCGTATTCTAGCTGACGCTCGACGTCGGACGCTAACGGCGACCCATATCGTTCCGCCGCCCCGCGATAGACGAGTTCGCGCAAATACGATTGCCGCGTTTTGCCGTCTTCGACCGGAAAGAGCGGAAACTGTCCGGTGATGCGTTCCAAACGGAACGAGCAACGCTTTGCGATTTCGACGCTGCGTACGACGGCATCGGGATAGCGCACGAATAAGCGGCGCATCGCGCGTGCCGCTTTAAGATGAAATTCTGCGTTCGAACGCAGTAAGTGGTCTGCATGCGCGGCATCGATGGTCGTGCCGTGCCGCACGCACGTTAGGATGTCGGATAACCGCGCGTCGTCTTTGACGGCGTACACCACCCCATTGGTCGCCACACACGCGATGCCGAGCCGGGCGGCGAGCGCAGCCATTCGTTGGTTGCGGCCGGCGTCGGCCGGCGTTAGGTGATGTTGCAACTCCACATACAGACGGTCGCCGAAGGACGTCTTGAGGGTGCGCAACTCGTGCTCGGCACGCTCCGGGTTGCCGCCGGCCAGCGCCCGTTCCGCGCGGCCTTCGGCACCGCCCGAGAGCGCGATCAGCCCATCGCAACGACCGGCCAGATCTTCGAGACGCAGGCGTGCGTCGCCCTTGGCACCCCGTAGTTGTGCCAGTGAGATCAGCTCGCACAAGTTTCCGTAGCCGGGAGCATCCGCGACCAGCAGCACGATGCGTGCGCCGTCTTCAAACGTCAGCTCGCTGCCGACGATGGCCGGAATGCCGCGCTCCTTGGCTCGGGCAGCGAAGCGCACCATCCCGTACAGCCCGTCGCGGTCGGTCAGCGCGACCGCAGCCAGGCCGAGATCGGCGGCCCGGTCGACCAGCTCTTCGGGGTGCGATGCGCCGTCTAAAAACGTAAAATTCGACCACGCGTGCAGCTCGGCATACATACAGGACCTCGGAGTATAGCGAACGTATGTTCGATATACAAGACCCTTCTGACGGCGGTTTGAGAGGAGCACGGGGTTTGATGCCATTTTGACCGCGCGCCGGCCGGCTCGGTGCTACACTTCGGTCACCTTGCCCCTCGTTCGAACGTTGCTCTATTCGCTGGCCGGATTGCTCCTCGCGTTGCTCGCGGGCAGGGCACAAGCCGTCGCTTCCGTCGGCAGTACGTTCCAGTTCACGATGGCGCGGGCACCGCACCCGTTAGCGCTCGATCCGAGCCTGGCAGATCCGGCCTGGCAGACCGGCGCGGTGCCGAATGGAACTGGACCGTGGCAGAACATGACCACGCGTTCGCCCGCGCAGTTCGCGACCACCGCGTACGTGCTGTACGACGACAAAAATTTGTACGTCGGGTTCAAGGCCGTGCAAACCGGCGTGCCGATCGTTGCGTCGCAGACGACCAACGACATCGGATTCGGTCTCGACGATTTCGTCGGCCTGGGCGTCGACACGAGCGGAGCCGGCAGTCAAGCCTATTATTTCGAAACCACGCCGCGCGGCGTGCGCTACCAACAGTCCAACGAAAACGTCCGCTACAAGCCCCGCTGGAGCGCCGCAGCCACGTCGGCCGATGGCTCGTGGAGTGCCGTGATGATTATTCCGCTGAACGTGTTGCGCGTGCCGCACGGCGGAAAGCAAACCTGGCGCGTGCAGTTCGTACGCGGCGTTGCCGGTCGCGGCGAGCATCTCTCGTGGGTATCGGACCCGATCATGCAGGACTCCGGTGGCGGCAATTGGCCGCAGTTCGCCGACACGCGTTTTTGGGCTGCCGTGGCGATCGACGTAGCGTCCGCGGCCGCCTTACGTCCGCGTCCTCGCGCGGATATTTACGGGTTAGCAAGTATCGGCAACGATCGCAATCTTTTTCAGCAAGCCAATGGGACGTTCTTACCGATGAAGGTGCGTTGGATCGGCGGGGATGCCAGCATACCGATCACGCCGACGATCCGCTTCGTCGGAACGCTCAATCCAGATTTTTCGAACGTCGAAATCGACCAGCAGACGATCGCTCCGCAAGAATTTCAACGCCAGTTAGTGGAGTATCGTCCGTTTTTCGCGCAAGGTGCGGCCTTTATCAACGCATTGTCGGGACCGCGGTCGCCGACCGGAACCTACGTCAACGCTTCTAATTTGATTTTTTACTCTCCCTCGGTCGGACCGTTCGACAGCGGAGGAAAGGTCGAGGGCACGTTCGGCAACCAGAGCTTTGGGGCGCTAACGTTCCACGGTTACGATCAGACGACCGGAAATACGTTTAGCGATCAGGCATTCGGATACGAGCACGCGATTCAAGGTGGATCGTTTCTGTATTGGAGCGACGGCGTGCTGGCCAATCACTCCATTTTCGGGACCGACGATACGATCGAGGGCGGCATGGAGGCCCGCGATTTGCAAAACGGGATGGTCTACTATTTCGATCACTCGTTCGAGAACGGTTCGTGGACCGGCCATGCGGACCTCACGCAAGCCTTCATCGACCGGCATAAAGGCAACACCGAGTTCAACATCGGATACATGGACATATCGCCCAATTACAATCCGATCGACGGATACACGGCTAACTCCGACATTCGCGGGCCGCAAGCGTACGCTCAGATCACCGGCGCGAGCAGTGCGATCAAGAACTACGGAATCTTCGTTACCGGGGATCGTTTTCTCGACGACTCGGGAGCGGTTCACCAAGCGGACGCCCAGGTTTTCGTCAACGCAACATTCGCCAACGGATTCTCATTGAACGGCATCGGACAGGCCGTCGGTGAGTTGCGTTCCTACGGGATCCCGTCTGGTCCCGGCTGCAGCGGTCCGATCGCGTATACATCGAGCTTCTCGGGCGCACCGTGCTATCGCGACGGTTTCACGCAACCGTTCGACCTCACCCAAATTCCGATCGGTTATCGGGACGGTACGCCCACGCCGATCGACGCCAGCTATTCGTGGGGACCGTTCGGCGACAACTACATTCACCTGTTCACGATCTCGACGAGCCGTCCGATCGGGCGGCGGCTCAGCCTCGGGCTCGAATACGACGGAACGTTGCAGCAAGCGTTCTCAAACGGCTCGATCGATTCGCAATGGTTACGCCGCGTGTCGCTCTCGTACGGTATCTCGAGCGAAAGTACGTTCACGCTGGAGCTGCGCGACATCAACGGTCTGGGTGGCTTTGCAACGCAGGTCGGTAACAATCTCGCCGTCGCGTTCCATCAACGGCTGCGCAGCGGTGACGAGCTCTACGTCAACTATGGCAGTCCGGCCGCCGGTGCCACCTTGAATCGTTTGATCGTGAAATACGTTTTCCATGCGGGCGCCGACGAAGGGACGTAGCCCTCAATCGTACGCTCCGCGTACGTACCAGTGCGCGCCCTGGCGATAAATACGATACAGTTCGCCGTCTTCGAGCAATACATCGTATTCGTCGCGCACCACATCGTGTTGAGGCCAACCGGTATCGATGCGCCACGGTCCGGCACATTCGAGCACCGCGCGCGGCGGATCGCCGACCGATGCCGGCTCTCCGGCACGCAAACGCACGGCGATTTCCGCGACGGTCAGCAGCCGCAGTTGCGGTACGACCGTATCGGACGGTGCCGCCTCGGTCGCACCGCTTTGCAGTACCGTCCGTTTCGGTAACTCGAACCGATCGTACGAAAAGCGATCTTCGAGCGCGTGCGCTTCTTTGGTACGCGCGCGCTGGACGGGGGTGCCGAGCACCGATTCGAGCCGAGCAATGGCAACCGCGACGGCTTGCGGATCGAGATCGTCGCCGGCCAGCAGCGCCAGCGCTTCCCCACCTTCTTCTAACCCGGCCGCTCGCACGCGCAAACCGACGATTGCGGCCGGAAACGTCGCGCCGTCGAGTTTCGCGCGCACGACGTCGAACATCGCACGTTCTTGCGCGGTCGGAGCGGCCAGCAATACGTCGAAGCGGTACGTCTGCGCGTCTTCCAACTCGAGCGACAATTCGAGCGCACCGGCGCGCCGCCCGCTGCGTTCTAGATCCGAAGCGATACGCGACAGTAACATCCGCAAGGCGAAAAATACCTGCGCTTCGTCTTCGGCACGCCCTTCACCGAATAACGCCGCTTCGATCGCCGCCGAATGTCCGCGCGGAACGAATGGTGTCGAATCGTCGCCACGAGCGAGCGCGTGCCATCGCGCCGATCGTGCCCCGAAACGACGCACGAACGGTCCGTGCGGAAGTTTGGCAAGATCGCCAAGACGTTCTACTCCCAACAATCGCAAGCGGTCGATCGCATCTTGGTCTACATCGAGCACGGCCAACGGTAACGGTGCCAGCATCGTGCGCTCCCGTCCCGCTGGAAAAATCGTTCCATCGTTTGTAAACGCCGCTCCGCGTGCGGCGATACGATTGCTGCCGGCGCCAAAACGGGCGCGGACGCCGGCACCCTCGAGCACCGTTCGGGCGTGCTCGATCCACTGGGGCGGCGTTCCCGGCATGCCGCGCATATCGATAAACGCGAGCCCCGGGCGAACGTCGTCGATCAGCGGTGAGACGGCATCGAGCGCGTCGAGTGCGTCTTCCCACACAGCGACGTCGACCGGAATCGCTTCAACGCACAGCAGCACGGTGCACACGCTCGCGACGAATGGGACGATCTTGCGCCAGCACCCGCTCGCGTAATTGGGCACCCGCAAGCGCATCGATAGCATGCACGCGTGCGTACGCACCGGCGGCCGCGCGTTTATCTTTTCCGATCGACGCGCGCACGTCGTAGCCGGCGACCGTGCACCACGGACCGCGCGAGCCGTGCAGCACGACGCGCTCGAGCTCGCAGCGCAGCCGCACCGATGCGGCCGCGCCCAGTTCCGCACCGGCGCGCTCGGCGATTGCGACGAGCAATACACCGGAACGATGTGCGACGGCCGCCAGGCGCATCCAGGCCGCCGGCCGCAATGCGGGCGCGCCCATCAAAACCAAACGGCAGGCGCGCGAACGAATCAGAATGTCGGCCGCTCGTGCGATGCCTTTGGGGGTGGCCGCCGATACCACCATGAGCCGGTCGAGCCGGACGCCGGCTCGAACCAGATCCGGCGGATACAGCCCGCCATCGTCGATGACGGCGGCCAACGCCGTCCGGGTCACACCGGCCAGCGTACGAGCCAGAATGCTCCAGCGGCCGCTTCGCCCCTCGAGCGCGACCAAACCGGTGGGGAAACCGCCGCCCAACGCCCGGTCGAGCGCCGGAATCGAGGTGGGAACGGCGGCGGCAATTCGCAGTTGCGGTGCCGATGTGTGCCCTCCGGACAACGTGGCTTTGAGTGCGGAAAACGCCTCGCGGCGGTCCGCATCCGAGTCGGAATTCGTTCGATTCGGCGCCATGGGAGCACAGCGTATCGAACACCTGTTCGTATGTCAAGGGGCTTTGCCCATAAAACCTGGCTTGCCTAAAAAGCCAGCGGGTCTGCCCACAAAAAGGTCAGACTGACCCGGTGGGCTTGCCTTGCGTGCTAACCGAACCGCCCAGGTGTGAGCGCTGACGCAACAGCCGACGTTGTAGCCGCCCTGAGTATAGTAGGAGCGTTCGGAATTCTCGCAGCCCTAGGGGCTGTCTACCTTCGGTGGTGTCGCAAGAAATCTCGACGGCCCAGTTTCTTTGAATTCTTCGGCCTGCAATTGGCGGCTCAGTTCTTGCTGGCAGTCCTCGCTGGGGTCGTGTTCCTGCTAGTGCTAGGAGTCAACGCGCTACACTTAACCTGGCTGGGCGTAGTGATCGGCGTCGCCGCAATAGGAGTCATAATCGCAGTCGCCTGGCTATTGGCGGCGGCGCATCCGCGTAAGGCCCGATAGTTGTGAAAACGGCCGCCCTGCATCAACTCGGCTGCATCGATCCACGTCCCAGGCGTTATCAAATCCCAGAGAACTTCGCAGGTCTCGCTGCACCACATTGCGGCACCGCTAAGGAGCGCAGGCCCTTCGTAAATGACCAGCTCCGGACATACTGAGCACCGTCTGATCGAGAAAATCTGGTCCACGTTAACACCTCCGTAAAAGAGTATCAGTACCACTTTTTGTGGGCAGACCGCTGGCTTTTTAGGCAAGCCCGGTTTTATGGGCAAAGCCATGTCAAGGTTCCAGCCGGCGGTTTTGGTCCAGGAGTCCCGGTCTTATTAGCGCAGGAGCAAGGATCGGACCGATCGCTGCATTTGCGAAAGGATGCATATGTTACACCGAGCCCCATTTGCATTGTCTTTGGGAGCGGCCGCGGCGCTGTTGGCGGCGTGTCAGGGCAATCCAGCCGCCTCGTCGGGCGCACCGCCGGCGCTTTCCGCCGGCTCCTACGCGCACGACCGCTTGGGATCGTGGATCGCGCCGAACGCCCGCGCGGCATCGAGCTTACTGTACGTTTCGAACCTCAGAAGCAACGACGTTCGAATTTACAGCTACGACGGGGGCGATCAGCACGAACTGATCGGAACGTTGAAAGGCTTCAAGCAACCGGCCGGCATGTGCACCGACAAATCCGGAAACGTGTACGTGGTCGATAGCGGGGCGTATAGCGTCTACGAATACGCGCACGGACAAACTGCCCGTCTCCAAACCATCTCCGAACGCCCGTACGGCATTCCTTATTCGTGCGCCATCGATTTCCAGCACACCGGCGATCTGGCAATCGTCAATCAAGCCGATCGCAAGCGCCACCTCGTACCCAACGTGCGCGTCTATCGCGGCGGCTCCGGCGGCACGGGATACGAAGGCTTCGACAATACTGGCGACCTGCTGTGGTCGGCGTACGACGACAGCGGCACGTTATATGTCGATGGTTACGATAACTACGGCATTCCGGCGCTCTTCGAACTACCAAAGCGCGGCGGAGCCTTCGGTGAAGTCGCCATTCACGGTGCCACCATTTCGACCCCGACGGGATTATCGTGGGTCAACCCAGCCCTTCTCATCGGCGACCAAGACTTTCAACGCAAGAACATTTCAGGGGCGTACAAGTTGAACGTGTACGGCGACCGTGCCGACGTCGTCGGAAAGCTGCCGTTCAAAGGCACGATCGACGTGCATGGATTCTGGCGCCGCGGCGACCGTTTGGTCGCGCCGGACGAAACCGAAAACAACGTTGCGATCTTCACCTTTCCGCAAGGTAAACCGTACGCGATTTTCAATAACGACGTTTCCAAACCGTTCGCGGCCACGATCAGTCAGTTCGGCAACTAACGCCGCTCGGGTCCGTGTTCGTTTAGATAGCAAAAAGGTAGATAGC of Candidatus Tumulicola sp. contains these proteins:
- a CDS encoding SMP-30/gluconolactonase/LRE family protein, whose protein sequence is MNRFRCYLLSTLAVSITAGCAGATNNAVFSASRTLPQPDRIRPALTAAFSRLYVANSGNNTVTMYLHPVRKLKQTISDNIQWPVSVAVDSSGTTYVANCGGACNGNGSVAVIGKNGKKVRLITDDISRPESVAVDPQGNLYVASVGRLFTTHYNRSPSIAMYAPGSKSPAVRITSGVAQPSTVALDESENVYVANHGFVTEYAPQLGSVIRYINIRAPLAFAFDASGNLYVGNNGRNRSDVEAYAPGQTSPFETITEGVNQPYAMTMDPAGNLYVANTFGNNVTVYALGTTTPFATISQGVSQPRGIILDGDGNVYVANASANSVTEYAAGNFSLIQTITDGVNYPQWLAFGP
- a CDS encoding error-prone DNA polymerase; this translates as MYAELHAWSNFTFLDGASHPEELVDRAADLGLAAVALTDRDGLYGMVRFAARAKERGIPAIVGSELTFEDGARIVLLVADAPGYGNLCELISLAQLRGAKGDARLRLEDLAGRCDGLIALSGGAEGRAERALAGGNPERAEHELRTLKTSFGDRLYVELQHHLTPADAGRNQRMAALAARLGIACVATNGVVYAVKDDARLSDILTCVRHGTTIDAAHADHLLRSNAEFHLKAARAMRRLFVRYPDAVVRSVEIAKRCSFRLERITGQFPLFPVEDGKTRQSYLRELVYRGAAERYGSPLASDVERQLEYELGMVAHMDLAGYFLIVWDIVRKAGELGVLCQGRGSAANSAVCYSLGITAVDPIGMQLLFERFMSEERKEIPDIDIDFAHQDREKIIQYVYERYGRSNAAMTAEVIAYRTRSALRDVGKALGLRLAEVDALAKEYDALESLEDVTGALSGETAKRLYAICLRLKGFPRHMGIHSGGMVLTRDPLVRVAPIEWATMRDRTIIQWDKDDLQDLGLIKIDLLGLGMLSLLREAFSLHERCYGTSLALHTIPADDKPTYEMIQKADTVGVFQIESRAQQSMLPRMKPACFYDIVMQVAIIRPGPIQGDMIHPFLRRRAGLEPVTYPHPKLKPVLERTMGVPLFQEQGMRMAIEAAGFTAGEADRLRRAMGHKRSRHRMLEIYPRLVDGMVENGIDRAAAEQLFHMLEGFADYGFPESHAASFALLAYASAYVKCRFPAIFAAAILNVQPMGFYSTEVLVNDARRHGVVIKPVRVNSSEYWSYVDDEGALRIGFHVIRGLGQVQRNRLEAALTGGVFADMLDFAHRTRLEKEALENLAVAGAFSPWYPKRREAMWALRALDEREARGELGKLMDVEEPAAVFAGLAPRQTAAFDLWSTGITPQSQAMAHFREELRARNVVTAAGLSELKGNQICRVGGLVITRQRPGTAKGFVFLTLEDETGLVNVIVRPDVFERYRRVIRASSMLIVEGKLQKELGSVDVLAQRAYAFDGGGIADGIHARNFR